The following is a genomic window from Xyrauchen texanus isolate HMW12.3.18 chromosome 6, RBS_HiC_50CHRs, whole genome shotgun sequence.
ataaaaatattataatttttttttttatgtggtctCCAGACATTTGGTTCCCACTGTATCCATCTATTTTATTAATCTCATGTCACTAATAAAAAAGTAACATGGTACAACCATGATTTCTGGAAGCAGTACTATGGTGttctttaaatattttggtaGAACCATAGTAGATTGTTGTACATCACTGAAGATATGATTATCAGCAGATCCtttcactgtaccatggtatcgAGACTTTTTTGAAAGGGGTGGGAATGTATGGATCGAAAGCAGCAATTTATAATCAACACTGTACGGTTCAACATACaattacaacaaatacaaaacaacaagGAGAGCAGACCATAAATACAGCACCACGTAATCTGATATATTACTTGTCTATTGTACACAATATGCACGTAAATTGTTTTAAAAGCACGCTATTTTACTTTAGTTTGTAGTCATTTTGACATGAAAACTACTGACACGAAAAGCAAatagaacataaaaaaaattatataaaaaatatgtatcaGTTAGCATTAGCTCGATTTCTGTACAAATTAACCGAAAATATCACTTACCACAAAAGGAACTGAGCAAGAAAAAACGTGTAAACGCTAACAATTTGATATATGTTGGTTGTAAAAATGCTGTGGGATGAAAAACATCTTGGTGAACGTAGCCGAAATCAGACCGGTGTTATGGCATTAGCAGCTACATTTATGTTTTCATCTATCGGCCCGAAACGAAGGAAGGCCGGAAATGCgaaaatttcataataaaagcccCCCATACcatgcaaaataaatgataataatgataatacatgttttatgacaataaatcattaaaacagtattattttttacaaatattaattacTTCAAATCAACGAAAAAAAACGTATTAAATATTAgctattaaaataacaataataatacataatacattgAACTTGATTTTGGAATTAAGATTCAAGAAGCTTTATTAATGTGGTAAAAAGGTTACGCATTCATTCACGTTAATTTACATattagcagtgttgggtgtaatgcattactaagtaattaattaatgtaaccAATTTACGTTTTCATTGAAAATTTTTAGTAAGGGttaactcttaatttttcagtaatttaattagttacttctgataTAAGTGTGTTAAATAATGTACAGACTATagaaaaattatatattgaacaatagtgaatttaaaatagaaatgtaatgtctaatgttaaaatatatgttttctaatttaacactgCCCAAGTAAAATTCTTTGGCAGTTCATGAATgatgtatttgattttatatgatttatttgaaagaaataaaCGAACAGTTTCGGGGGCCTGGGCAGCTAAGCGAGTATAATGTGTGGTTTTGCTCTCAATGGAGTATGTGATGAATTGTGCATGAATGCTGCAGAGAATACCTTGAAGCCTCTAgtgtgctaggtctccgcggtaacgtgctcaacaagccacgtgataaaggtgcgtacacactgccagcgacatcgcgcgcgacagcgactccaacccattcattttcaatgagagcacagcgacttccggcgacacgagctgtcgcaacCGTTGGCGactggatgtgggcgtgtccagcgacgcgacaaaaggtgcgtacacactgccagcgactttgtcactGCAGGTCGGCAGTGGCTGGCggtgtgctctcattgaaaatgaaaggtatggagtcgctgtcgcgcgcaatgtcgctggcagtgtgtacacacctaaagttgagacaagttgaactttattcaaatgaagtgcgactaacggaagcgacagccaataggagagaagacgggagagctgacgtgatccttctctctctctctctctctctctctctctctctctctcagctcctgcagtaacggaaagattgatgaaaggctaattcttgctgttagcaattttccagtgctctatgatatgtctcttcccacgtacaaggacatttttaaggaaaatactgtgtggaaaggtgtatctgagatcgcggggattttatggacacaaacagaccggcatttgcattttcgccgcagataaacagcagctatggcaaagagcacgccttgtttctcattcagaaataaatttgatataaagcattttatgtactgattccatttatatttagtcttttccctccaaaatgtttgtttttagcggcaagaaaagtgattcgctgtcaacagcaatggaatgacatccgtgaatgtcatttataaacgttactaggcaaccagtagtgggaacgcccactagcgacttcaccgccagtcactggcgacctgcagcaacaaagtcgctggcagtgtgtatgcacCTTTCCACAAAACGAcctcataccattcattttcaatgagagctggcgacttccggcaacacgagcgacggtgaccggatgtgggcgtgtccaacGACGCgataaagttgagaaatgtttcgctttatgcaaatgaagagcgactttcgggagcgacagccaatatgagagaagatgatagagctcacgtgatcctaatattttaataataatattaactgtaatgaaacagtgctgtttagactctccatacacaccactagcaacCTAaccgacatgcagcgacaaagtagctggcagtagTCCATGACTTTTAGAaattaattagtaataagtagtgcaattacttttcagacagagtaattagtacattaATCTAATTAGACTGTAGACAATGTAATTAGTagtttgtaattaattacattttttagagttaaaactgtatattaggttttgttatttacacaaatgtTTGTATCGTTTTACGCATAATGCACAGTGTGTAAGTCATTCTTAGTGGTGGTCTTGTTCATGAATTTTATGTGAAATTGAGCATTTCTGAGAATTAATTAGATTTAGGTTATTTTTATGAGTCTGTATGTCATTTGGTCCATATTTTGTTTATACCATAGTCAATTGAAACCTAATTTCAGTTGATTGTTGATTTAATGTCACATGCCTGTGATTTTGTGTTCAGTCATCGTGTGGTCATATGTGCTCATTCATCACATTGATCATTTGCTTGTTTGCTCAGCCACTTGATCGTGGTGACAAACCTGCTTGGTGACGACTTAAAATTAGCTCGTCGTCATACATAAAaactttttatacatttatttcactgaTTACTTCTgtgatatattatatttaaataaatgattaatggTAAATAAATAGCATATCCATCATTGAAACTATATCAACAATATCGATATTATCATTCTATGATAAGAGAgaacaaaaagaacaaacaattctctcatttacttatCTCTGATGTTTTGTTCCTGACTATGACTGAATCAAAGGAAAAGAAGAAATAGATGTTTATGACATCACATGGACACTGAAACACACAGTGGTGCTTTATTAGGTTTTAGTTCCTGATAACACCTGTTAAGTAAAAGCCATTATTGTCTATGAACATACTGAAACTTTAATAGGACAtttgcacttccctatagctcagtggcgtagccaagggtGTGCCAGTGTGTGCAACTACCACCCAAACGCATGTACCCCTCAATGAAAAGGCTTCCATTCAATTTTTAAgctttacaaaaaaaacatttgtatttaattCTTCTGTCTACTtgatgcatttctttctttcccacaattaatttttttaataaattaatgtaactAAAACATGGTGtctttttataaatttttgtgCAAATTGTACCACCATAAGTCACACCCAAAGTCTTGTTTCTGGCCACAGCTTTTATACAGCCTTAACTGTAATTCCACAGAGGTATACTGAAGATAAAGATATGAATTGACAGTCATTCACCTAGATATGGAAGTCTTAATTATTTACATCAGAGTAAAGGTTCATTATTcacatgcatgtacaggtttAAATTATACATCTGGAAatgtttaatttatgaagtgTATGTGAGTATAATATGATTGTGATATATTAAAGTGGACTCTTTTGAATAAATAGAGACAACTGTCCATTAATATTCATTAACAGCTAgagtaataatataaaaatgtgtgttaGAAGAATTCTGTGTTCACTATGTTGGTTTCAAGACCTGAAGAATTACTGAAATTATAGTCCTGTTCTACAGATGTAACATGACCTGAGATGTTCTGTGTGCAATGGATGTTGCTTAAGAAAGGTAACATTGCCCTCTGTTGGCTTGTGAAAAAGAAAATTAACTTAGTATTGAGAAATATTAAGTAGGCCTATAAATTGCAGCTATCAATTAGTTCATTAGTTAAAACCATGTTAGGGATGTTTAAATTAACCAGAGTCACACTTATGCATTCACACATTTATATGAATATTTATGTTCTTGTACAACCGGTCCTGCTCGATCCACTCCGAAAGGGATTCGGCATCTCCGGTATGGGAGGCAGGcgtgctaacaaggagactaaagGCTACATCCGCTGgggtcagtcactagtgcaccttttgaggccaagggagtgaggtttacacacacagcACCAGTTGGCtataccattacactcacccccctaaatctcactcccatccgggtcacggcaccactgtaactggtcctgcaCAATGCTCCAAATGGGATTCAAATCGACGTATCTGGTATGGGAGATGGGCACACTAACGAtgatgctaaaggctacagcctctagtgtcagtcccagtaaatggtctgcatataGCACAGAGCCTTTTTAACTTTAGCGTGTTCAaatcactttacactgcatctcattcaccaattcacacacaacttggggttcagtgtcttgcccaaggacacttcggcatgtggagtcgtatgggccaggaatcgaaccaccaaccctgcgattagtggccaacctgagccacagccggttTTACACTTATCGTGTTTTTTTTTCACTAAAAATAtccatgtcatcatttactcctcctCATGTGGAAAACATTCTGTGTCCCTATATCATGTAAAAATGATCCACCAGGTCAAGATCAGGAATGTGGTGCCAGATCTTACCATGGCTTTATTAGAAAGCTGTTTAGTTTTCTAAAGGTAAAATAttggaaaatgcattgattttgtgttttgccagactgtctatatatatatatatatatcagtaaatATTGTGTTTACCCTGATTTAAATGCTGCAGATTTTAAATCAATGTGTTCTTATGCACTGTAAAATTATAAACACAAGCTATCAGGAAGGCCAGTGACAAGGTGTCTATCTTACTCTTTACTTTAGAAAACAGGCAATCATTTTGACTGATTCTGTAACAGTTCATGATAACAGTTAATAATAAAGAGACAGTTAATATAAACAGACTGTTATTAAGACATTCCTGAACACTCAGTTCATGTCTACGTCAAATTAGTCGTCTGATAAGCTATTTAATAGCAAATGCATATATTCTATCTAATTAATTATACAAGAAAACATTTTATCTGAGGAGAGTTAAAGGTCACTGATAATCTAGCGGAATGTTTTATGAAGAAGAATGCTTCATTCATAGTCTTGCCTACTTACGGCAGTGTGCGAAGAGAGAGAGGGATTATGAACACAATCACAAATACAGATTTAGAATTAGCTTATAATGCAAAACAATCTCTAGTTTTACCCATTTCAtctaaaaataaagtataaagacaaatcaaaaaagaaaaataatcaagTATTGCCCCTAAagaatacacaaacaaacaattaaacaaaaaatgattATTCGCTTATCTTCATCAAAGACACCAGTACTCTATACTGATGCTTCGCTGCCATACAACCATGTTATTTATTGTgacagatagcacatgtacatctcagATGTCTCTGGAAAGCGTTGCATTCTAACtgacatctgctaaacatcttataaATATCTAAACACCTAAGACATATTATAGATGAGCAAACTACCAAAATACCCCTTccaaatgtaaacacacatcaaatacactcaaaaaaatatgttAGCCTATtattaagatttacgcatttcaatttcataacaaaattccatccagttgaattgtgtaatgttagACAAAATTAAACTacttaaacttaaaatatttattttactttattttattgtagATGACTTCATTCAATTTGATTGActtttttgttatgaaattgattcTATTAATACAGTATACTCTAAATATTTATAGTGTAGaggtctgggtgatgtacgtgtccTATACTTTTATTAATCATAGTTAGATTAATTATAGTTAGTTAGGCTAATCATTAGGGTTAGTTTTAGTCAATCAACTGAACTGTTTGAACTGTTGTCAGCTGATTGAAGTGTTAAAAACTACATTACCCAGGGTGCACCGCTTGCCGTTGGAATCGAGGAAAGACGCAATAAGTCGCCAGTCTCTCCTACACATTTACTAGTTCACACAAATTTTCGCTCCTCGGCGGATCAGTTTGCTGCTAAATTCAAGCTTAGACTTTCTTTTAAACGTTTAGCCACCTGAATTTACTTAAACCTAACGGAAACGTCACATCACAGAGGATTAGTGTTGTTGAGTCGAAGATTTTCACTGCTAGCCTTCAGCTACGaaaaaaaagcaaagcaaaacaaaacaaaaaaacaacaaaccagGAGCGCGATATTTGTAGATTTTTTTCTGACATACAAGACTCCACTagtaaacaacaaaaaataattttacctGCATTGGCGACGAAAATGCACATATAATGCTTAATAGCtgaaaacacatttaattaaacGTAAAcagtctattttttttattattacatatttttaatttcCTTGCTAAGCTAGCATCTCCAAACAAAGAAAAGGAGCCAGCTTTTGTCGCCTCGTCACATTTGTCAACTTTTCGGTCTCGTTTAACAACAAACCCCACTTTTGTGGAGTGTATTCGGGTAGGAATAAAACAGAAATGGCCCATCAGAGCAGTGCTCAGGTTGCCAGTTCTCAGAAAGCTTTAATGTTGGAGATGAAGAGTCTACAGGAGGAACCAGTGGAAGGCTTCAAGATCACTTTAGTGGATGAAGCTGATCTCTACAACTGGGAAGTAGCGATATTTGGACCCCCAAACACTCACTATGAAGGAGGGTATTTCAAGGTAAGGGGGTACAGATGGTAAATGTGTATTCTTTTTAGGGACAGGTGGCTGATGGTCTATATTTAGATCTGGGACCAACATTAGATAAGCGCATCTCTTTACACTACGTGTCAGTGTTTTCGTAACGTACATCTTATGTAGCCTCATTTAATCATGTTATACATTGTTTTGTCATCCGAGGTTGATAGGATTATTTTTGAGGtgtctttgttctttttttttggtttctttgttcCTCATtgtgatgttggttaatggagggTGAAGCAATTTACGtgattctacacacacacacacacacacacacacacacatctatgaTCAGTCTATCTAAAGCCAATAGTCTTAATAGACCTTTTAATTTGAATCTTTAATCTCTTGATGTAAGCTTTTCTCATGAGTGATTCATATTTACTCACTGTTGGCCTATAGATGTCGTTATAACTGTTTGGGATATTTCCCATTTTGCATGTAGTGCACTTCTGTCAATACTGGTTTCACTAAAGAAATACCAATAATCATGAGCATATGCCCTTATTAGAGGACACATATCAGCACATCAGTTGTTGACAGACACCACGTTTGACCTGTATGGTGTTTTTGTACTTTGGTGACTTGCACCACAAATTGTTATTATGAATAATTATTAGTCTAGTGTAATGACAACAAAGGGCCATTGTAAGGAAGTCATGTCCCATTCCACAAGAGCAGATAAACCTGTTCCTGAAGACTAGACTTCAAACCAGTCCAAATGTTTATAATGACCTTAATAAAGTCAGACAATTGATTGAATTATTCAGATTTATGTTAGTTCCTCTCCAGATAATAAAGGAAGAGCATACACTTACTGTTGTGTAGAGATTTTAAAGTAGATCAATTACTTTTGCCTTTGTTTACAGGgagagctctctctctcacacacacacacacacacacacacacacacacacacattgagtttGGTAGATACAGTGGGGTCACTGTGCACTGGTGTGTCAGGATGTGAGCTCGTGTTGAGAGACCCAAATAATGTCAGAGCTGAACTCTCGCCCCTGTTTCAGGATAAaccagtggtgtgtgtgtgtatttgcattACAGTGACTTGGTTCTCTTTGTTTGGAGGAGGAAATTATTCACACGATTTGCCTGTTCAGGGGAATTGAAATGTTAAACGGCTCTGAGAATGCGGTTGGCACTTTTTCAAGATCTGTTAATCAGCCAAGAACCTGAAACCAGCCGTGCCACTGTGTAACGTTATGATGAATATTTTGCTACCTAACTTTCTTTGAAGAGATAGTTTGGTAGATCCAAACCAGAttgactttcttccttggaacacaaaaggagaagttggTAAATTGGGGACGGatgctgtcaagcttcaaatatGACAAAAGAGATATGAGAGTCCATAAGGCTTGTGCTATACCAGTCTTCAGACGCTATTCTCATGGTCTTTCTTCAACTTCAGACACGTTCATGTGCCAGGAGTTGATTTTTTCTTAAACTAACacgtttaaatatatatatatatatatatatatatatatatatgaatgtcacattaaaactgacttggaaacttGTACAAGGCCTTaggtatttatttgttgtactgtGTGTTACGTATAGATTTTCAATGAAAATCTAATCGGAGTGAAATAAAATAcaaccattttaatatttatggtgtgaaaattatttctataaaattttcaaaaaattatGACAGCACCACAGTTGTGCCATTTCCAccacattcatttttaaattgtaaattttttttatttaatttttatataattgtaaacCAAGTCAACAAGTTGTCAGTGATGAGCATGCTTAAAAGTTAagaagccaaaaaataaaaactaagaaaAATCAAGGCAAAtctcacttgtgagcagaatatttttgttgcggtgtattttttatttatttttatatttccaatcaagctgtaattttgccaaattatgcaaacagtttgaaaaaattatttgtgtgtgttttgaatacataaaatgttagctatgaaaatgGCTTTAGCAAGACAAAGGCCATTTTATTtcgaaaatgtgaaaaatgtaaattcCGCAATGtattaaatgtcatttccaccacagaattctgtGGAAATGGAAGTGTTATGCGTGTACATGCACTGTTGAActttgttagtagacaaataaaaCTATTtggtgtgaatttttttttacaagacttTACTTTCTTGAAGTCTACAGTACTAAAAGTGCCAAGTTGAAGAAAAACCCATGTATATGCAGgactgggagggttacttttgacatttattccactaaagattacagaatacatgctgtaaaatgtaatttgtaagaGATTCTgttagattattcaaggtcaaatgggggcctgggtagctcagtagtaaaagacactggctaccacccctggaggtcgctagtttgaatcccagggcatgcttaGTGACTCatgtcaggtctcctaagcaaccaaattggcatggttgctagggagggtcgagtcacacggggtaacctcctcgtggttgccataatgtggttcattctcggtggggcacatggtgagttgtgcgtagatgccgcagtgggcctccacatgcgctatttcTCTGTGGTAACCCGCTCATTGAGCCACGTGATACGATGCGCagcttgacagtctcagatgtggaggcaactgagattcgtactTTGcctttgaggcgagtcactaaaaAGAAGATCATAATATGCTTACAGCTTAAGCGGTTGGTGTGTCAGGTGCATTGACAGTGCTTGTACTGTTTGATGTGCTTAAGAGTTGTCTCTCTCCAGCACATAACTTATATTATACGGCTTACATTACTTTTTATAATGCATACATGTTATGAATTAAAAATCAGGTGCATATTTccattttacaaaattgtttgTCTTTACAACAAGCGAGTCTCTTCACTGAGAGAGTGTGCACTTCCACGTCAATCAAACTCATCGCAATTGTGAAAGGGAGTGCAATCATTTGAATAAAACTCCTGCAACATCATACCTCAATTTCCTATTCAATGTAATTGAGTAATAAGCATGTTTACATGCGTGttattacactgattatgcttaataagccaacaacgtgtgtggtcacgtCAGTGCAATAGACGGTGTATGGTCATAAACGGCATAAGAATAAACCTATTGACACAGGCAGATATTTGGCCATTACAGCGATTTCGCGCATCATATAAACACCTAATGCAGCCataataaatgataacagaattttcattttagggtgaactagtccttttaATGCAGAAATTCCCAATATGAATTCACTGTCAGTATGTCTCCCCCCTACAATAGCATAATTTTTCAAGGACAGTTAATTAATATTTGCCATGAGATTTGAATTGGACCTTTATTGAATTGAGATGGAGGGCACATCTCTTGCATAACGGCAGTTTAGCCTAATTGTTTTCACGCCAAAAGATTATTGGTCCCACTTTCTGGTTTCTGGACTGTTTGTGCATTTTCACTCAGATTCTTCTCCATCTGCACTGTTCTCCTGCAATGTGATGCGTCTCCAATCCTGTTAAGAGCAGCTGTCTTGGGCTCATCCTGGAGACCGAATCCTCCCAAGCTGCTTTATATAAGAAATCTCTTTGTGTTGTGGTTGACAGCACTGTGATGTTAATAGACGTGAACGTAGAGAGTTTGGCTGGTTTGGTGGATAGGTCAACTATATGACTATTCAATGTTCAAAgttttaatttacagtatgtgGCTGTGAATTGATGACATGCAGGACATTAAAAGCTAATTAAAATCAAAGGGATATTAAAGATGTTGTGTAATTTTAAATGGCTAgcaaaataattgcaaataagttgtgatttatttaaaggtgcacttagtaactttttgtttgtgtcatcttggacttacagtgacacctattggtgtggatgcagcttcattcaaaatcaatcattttcagttacagatgccattgtcaaaattcacttttcacaatcagccaagtttaatttaatccaagagtgaaagtgtccaacaaacaagatggttactgagattaagcaagtagtatttagCTGGAAATGTCATTCTAAAATGGCTTCCaccatgagggcacccctgccccatgtatattaaaacagcttttataaggttactgattatGACTATGTGTCCTCATCTCAATCATGGTCATGagtttatacatatgtttaaaacattttttttaagagtaaacttttttaatgggggaaaaattaccgagtgcacctttaaaacactGCCCAGCCCTACTCAGCCCaatatacaaaatacagaaaatgtCAGGAACTGATTGAGTTGATACCTCATTTTCGAGTTGTCCtgatctgtttgtttttttttcgttTGCAGACTCGCATTAAGTTCCCAATCGATTACCCCTATTCCCCTCCCACTTTCAGATTCCTCACCAAGATGTGGCACCCCAACATCTATGAGGTAAAAGGATTATTTCATGCAGTCTCACTGTACTGAAaaatgtggcttttctgttgtgctgGACTTCCTCATTTCCTGTTCTCTTAAGCTCTATGCAAATGTACCCAACAAAAACAGAACTTTCCTGTCTTGTCTGTCACCTATGAacagtttaataaataaaaagcaccacattatttaaatacttaaaaattatgtaaaactCTAACGCTTATTAGCAAGCACAAACAGGTGTGGTTCACCAAACTGCAGTTCAGACCTGTTTGTGGCCAGGAAAATATTAGGTCATATTAGGGTTTATAATTATAAACGATTAGTGATGTGAAAAACAGCTCCACAAATCAGACCAGTGGAATCCCGGAGTAATTGTAACGGGGGGCAATTTGGACAAAAATAGTTGGTTAAAAGTTAACATGATTGGTGTTATTACACTGTAGTTGGATGCTATCATAAAATATGTTATTATAATGGCTGTTAGGTTGAGGGTAACTGTTTCAGTtatgaaaaatgtctttaaaatttcCATTACTCTGATTTCttaatgtgtatatactgtaaatatgcatgtacagttgaagtccaaagtttacatacacttgggttgaagttattaaaactaACTTTTTAACCATTccatagatttcatattagcaaactatagttttggcaagtagtttaagacatctactttgtgcatgacacaagtagtatttccaacagttgtttacagacagattgtttcacttttaattgactatatcacaattatgtggatattttgaagcaacatctcaagacatcagccaggaagttaatgcTTTGTCACCAAGTCTTTCAAAGGgccaatgaccccaagcatacctccaaagttgtggcaaaatggcttaaggacaacaaagtcaaagcattggagtggccatcacaaagccctgacctcaatccaatcggaactttgtgggcagaactgaaaaggcgtGTGCGAACAAGGAAGCCTATAAACctaactcagttacaccagttctgtctggaggaatgggccaaaatttgtaacttattgtgagaagcttctctacccaaaacatttgacccaagttaaacaatttaaaggcaatgctaccaaatactaacaaagtgtatgtaaacttctgacccacttggaatgtgatgaaagaaataaatgctgaaatataTCATTAAATCTACTATTATTATTCTatgtcacattcttaaaatagtgatcctaactgacctaagacagtgaatgttttctacgattaaatgtcaggaattgtgaaacacTGAGTTTAgatgtatttggttaaggtgcatgtaaacttctgacttcaactgtatatatatgtgacatGTGGAAGGTGAACTATGTGCCAGTTTGTTTTCCTCTGTATTGGATATAAATGCAGCACGTGCAGAAGTGTTTCCACTGTCCAGGCATGTTTTTATGCATTCTGTCTAGGCCGTCCTTCAGTGTTGACTGACTTTTTTCTCCTTATCTCACTTTCAcacgtctctctctctgactcagtACTCAGTGATCCCGTGTGGGAAACATGGTTCAACGAGAGAACTGTTTTGCAGGAAAATGCTTGATACTATTATTGATTAATTTTTTGTGTGCTTTCACAGAATGGGGACGTGTGTATCTCCATTTTGCATCCTCCAGTAGATGATCCACAGAGCGGAGAACTGCCCTCAGAGAGGTGGAACCCAACACAGAATGTCAGGTATGGAGTAATCTCAC
Proteins encoded in this region:
- the LOC127645245 gene encoding ubiquitin-conjugating enzyme E2 R2-like codes for the protein MAHQSSAQVASSQKALMLEMKSLQEEPVEGFKITLVDEADLYNWEVAIFGPPNTHYEGGYFKTRIKFPIDYPYSPPTFRFLTKMWHPNIYENGDVCISILHPPVDDPQSGELPSERWNPTQNVRTILLSVISLLNEPNTFSPANVDASVMYRKWRDSKGKDREYAEIIRKQVLATKAESERDGVKVPTTLAEYCIRTRAPAPDEGSDLLYDDYYDDEDLEDEDEDDEDCCYDEDDSGNEES